A single Algiphilus sp. DNA region contains:
- a CDS encoding response regulator: MSNETDQSTVFIVDDEAPVADSIALLLRSVGIRSTVHNGATAFLEAYDPDSPGCLLLDVRMPRMSGLELQKELNRRRCFLPIIFITGHGDVPMAVEAMRAGAVDFLQKPFNDDELIRRVQRALDQDRETRARLAQREALLQRYELLTPRERDITWRLVDGQANKAAALELDISERTVEQHRAQVMRKMDARSLAQLVQMMLVVREALPAAE, from the coding sequence ATGAGCAACGAGACCGACCAGAGCACGGTGTTCATCGTCGACGACGAGGCACCGGTCGCCGACAGCATCGCGCTCCTGCTGCGATCGGTGGGCATCCGCTCGACCGTCCACAACGGTGCCACGGCCTTCCTCGAGGCCTACGATCCGGACAGCCCGGGCTGCCTGCTGCTCGATGTGCGCATGCCGCGGATGAGCGGCCTCGAGCTGCAGAAGGAGCTCAACCGGCGACGCTGCTTCCTGCCCATCATCTTCATCACCGGCCACGGCGACGTCCCGATGGCGGTGGAGGCGATGCGCGCCGGCGCCGTGGATTTCCTGCAGAAGCCGTTCAACGACGACGAGCTCATCCGCCGCGTGCAGCGGGCCCTCGACCAGGATCGCGAGACGCGGGCGCGGCTGGCGCAGCGCGAAGCCCTGCTGCAGCGCTACGAGCTGCTCACCCCGCGCGAGCGCGACATCACCTGGCGCCTGGTCGACGGTCAGGCGAACAAGGCCGCTGCCCTGGAGCTCGACATCAGCGAGCGCACCGTCGAGCAGCACCGGGCGCAGGTGATGCGCAAGATGGATGCGCGCTCCCTCGCCCAGCTGGTGCAGATGATGCTGGTGGTGCGCGAGGCCCTGCCCGCCGCCGAGTAG
- a CDS encoding Hsp20/alpha crystallin family protein, which produces MELTHWNPFRELDQLFARQNRAPARTFADEAWLPTVDISETDKAYTITAELAGMDRKDIEVNVDNGVLTIAGERKHEKKDEGEKHHRVERFYGRFERSFNLPENVVQEKVAAECRDGVLRVTLPKTEISHAGPKRIAVG; this is translated from the coding sequence ATGGAACTCACGCACTGGAATCCCTTCCGCGAGCTCGATCAGCTCTTCGCCCGACAGAACCGCGCGCCGGCACGCACCTTCGCCGACGAGGCCTGGCTGCCGACGGTCGACATCAGCGAGACCGACAAGGCCTACACCATCACCGCCGAGCTGGCCGGCATGGATCGCAAGGACATCGAGGTCAATGTCGACAACGGCGTGCTCACCATCGCCGGCGAGCGCAAGCACGAGAAGAAGGACGAGGGCGAGAAGCATCATCGCGTCGAACGCTTCTACGGCCGCTTCGAGCGCAGCTTCAACCTGCCCGAGAACGTCGTGCAGGAGAAAGTCGCCGCTGAGTGCAGGGACGGCGTCCTGCGCGTCACCCTGCCGAAGACCGAGATCTCACACGCCGGGCCGAAGCGGATCGCGGTCGGCTGA
- a CDS encoding zinc-dependent alcohol dehydrogenase family protein: MQAMVLERPGTPLTLRDLPDPEPGRQQVLVQVHACAVCRTDLHVADGELPDPVLPIIPGHEIVGRVAAVGPDVDRFRPGDRVGIPWLGWTCGECHYCHGGHENLCPDARFTGYQLNGGYAERVVADQRFCFALPDAYDDVAAAPLLCAGLIGYRALMMAGEGHRLGIYGFGAAAHIVAQVAVHQGRHVHAFTRAGDRATQHFARGLGAMWAGGSDEAPPEPLDAALIFAPVGELVPLALRALVPGGRVVCAGIHMSDIPSFPYADLWMERSICSVANLTRADADAFLALAPLVPVRTTTRTYALADANQALDDLRSGRLSGAAVLVPGRA; the protein is encoded by the coding sequence ATGCAGGCTATGGTTCTCGAGCGGCCGGGCACGCCGCTCACGCTCCGGGATCTGCCGGATCCGGAACCGGGCAGACAGCAGGTTCTGGTGCAGGTCCACGCCTGCGCGGTCTGTCGCACCGATCTCCACGTCGCGGACGGTGAGCTGCCCGATCCGGTACTGCCGATCATTCCCGGACACGAGATCGTCGGCCGGGTGGCGGCGGTCGGACCGGATGTCGACCGCTTCCGTCCCGGCGATCGGGTCGGCATTCCCTGGCTCGGCTGGACCTGCGGCGAGTGCCACTATTGTCACGGTGGGCACGAGAACCTGTGCCCGGACGCGCGCTTCACCGGCTATCAGCTCAACGGCGGTTACGCCGAGCGCGTCGTGGCGGACCAGCGCTTCTGTTTTGCGCTGCCCGATGCATACGACGACGTCGCCGCCGCGCCGTTGCTCTGCGCCGGCCTGATCGGCTACCGCGCACTGATGATGGCGGGCGAGGGGCACCGCCTCGGCATCTACGGCTTCGGCGCTGCTGCGCACATCGTTGCCCAGGTCGCGGTGCACCAGGGTCGCCACGTCCACGCTTTCACGCGGGCCGGCGATCGTGCCACGCAGCATTTCGCGCGCGGCCTCGGCGCGATGTGGGCCGGGGGCTCCGACGAGGCGCCGCCCGAACCGCTCGATGCGGCGCTGATCTTCGCCCCGGTCGGCGAGCTGGTGCCGCTGGCACTGCGCGCGCTGGTTCCGGGTGGACGCGTGGTGTGCGCGGGCATTCACATGAGCGATATCCCGTCCTTCCCGTACGCCGATCTGTGGATGGAGCGCAGCATCTGCTCGGTGGCGAATCTGACGCGTGCCGACGCGGATGCCTTCCTGGCGCTGGCGCCGCTGGTGCCGGTACGGACGACTACCCGGACTTACGCGCTGGCGGATGCCAATCAGGCACTCGACGATCTGCGCAGTGGCAGGCTGTCGGGCGCGGCCGTCCTCGTTCCCGGCCGCGCCTGA
- a CDS encoding Crp/Fnr family transcriptional regulator: MSATSTDPSLRSTACATAGRGGSPDCHFCPVHARCLVRGADSDTLADWRNMMLPGRTLRAPGTALFEAGDAADTLYFVRSGCIKTCTIDRDGSERVRALYLPGDIIGIDTLDTAHHRVSAVAVTPSQVCALPSHGVLAMMERTPLLMRRLTRRMSHALAEAQALAGENTADERVAAFLLHMQARLPAAPSGAIQLPMTRRDIANYLRLATETVSRVITRFAARGLIRTDRQRILIDDKAALAELAAAVALPSPVDEDAFARRAA; encoded by the coding sequence ATGTCCGCAACGAGCACCGACCCGAGCCTTCGTTCCACCGCATGCGCCACCGCCGGCCGCGGCGGATCGCCCGACTGCCACTTCTGCCCGGTGCACGCGCGCTGCCTGGTACGGGGCGCGGACAGCGACACGCTCGCAGACTGGCGGAACATGATGCTGCCGGGACGCACGCTCCGCGCGCCGGGTACCGCCCTGTTCGAGGCCGGTGATGCCGCCGACACGCTCTACTTCGTGCGTTCCGGCTGCATCAAGACCTGCACCATCGACCGCGACGGTTCCGAGCGCGTGCGCGCGCTATATCTGCCCGGCGACATCATCGGCATCGATACGCTCGATACCGCCCACCACCGGGTGAGCGCCGTGGCGGTGACGCCGTCGCAGGTATGCGCGCTGCCCAGCCATGGCGTGCTGGCCATGATGGAGCGCACGCCCCTGCTCATGCGCCGGCTCACGCGCCGCATGAGCCACGCCCTGGCCGAGGCGCAGGCGCTCGCCGGCGAGAACACCGCCGACGAGCGCGTGGCCGCCTTCCTGCTCCACATGCAGGCGCGGCTGCCGGCCGCCCCCTCGGGTGCCATCCAGCTGCCGATGACCCGGCGCGACATCGCCAACTACCTGCGCCTGGCGACGGAGACGGTGTCGCGCGTCATCACGCGCTTCGCCGCACGGGGCCTCATCCGGACCGACCGGCAGCGCATCCTCATCGACGACAAGGCCGCGCTCGCCGAGCTGGCCGCCGCGGTGGCCCTGCCGTCCCCGGTGGACGAGGACGCATTCGCCCGTCGCGCCGCATAG
- a CDS encoding cation diffusion facilitator family transporter, which produces MPVDAYREKRRITIVAAAVNAVLAVVKIVGGVVGQSQALVVDGVHSLSDLASDGLILGAARIGARGPDSNHPFGHARFETAATLALAAILLLVAGGFAYDAVLRLLLADQHGDPGWLALAVAVLSVVANEGVYQGTARVAVRAESEMLRANAWHHRSDALSSLVVIFGVLGAMAGLPWLDGVAALVVALMIGAIGWRLGWEAGRELVDTGLDADGLAGIRASALRVNGVLGISDLRTRRMGPRTLVTIRVRIDPAITAGEAHAICVAVRHGLRADIDSVGEVFVGIDAGREAVPGDPQ; this is translated from the coding sequence ATGCCCGTTGACGCCTATCGCGAGAAGCGCCGCATCACCATCGTGGCGGCGGCGGTCAACGCCGTGCTGGCGGTGGTGAAGATCGTCGGCGGTGTCGTCGGGCAGTCCCAGGCACTGGTGGTCGACGGCGTGCACTCCCTTTCCGACCTCGCCAGCGACGGGCTGATCCTCGGCGCCGCGCGCATCGGCGCCCGCGGTCCCGACAGCAATCACCCCTTCGGCCACGCGCGTTTCGAGACCGCGGCGACGCTGGCGCTGGCCGCCATCCTGCTGCTGGTCGCCGGGGGCTTCGCCTACGACGCGGTCCTGCGGCTGCTGCTCGCCGATCAGCACGGCGATCCGGGCTGGCTGGCGCTGGCGGTGGCCGTGCTCTCGGTCGTCGCCAACGAGGGCGTCTACCAGGGCACCGCGCGCGTCGCAGTGCGCGCCGAGTCGGAGATGCTGCGCGCCAACGCCTGGCATCACCGGAGCGACGCGCTCTCCTCGCTGGTGGTGATCTTCGGGGTTCTCGGCGCCATGGCGGGCCTGCCCTGGCTCGACGGCGTGGCGGCACTGGTGGTGGCCCTGATGATCGGCGCGATCGGATGGCGCCTGGGATGGGAGGCCGGGCGCGAGCTGGTCGATACCGGGCTCGATGCCGACGGTCTCGCGGGCATCCGCGCATCGGCGCTGCGCGTCAACGGCGTCCTGGGAATCTCCGATCTGCGGACCCGCCGGATGGGACCGCGCACGCTGGTGACGATCCGCGTGCGGATCGATCCGGCGATCACCGCCGGCGAGGCCCACGCCATATGCGTTGCGGTGCGGCACGGTCTCCGGGCGGACATCGACAGCGTCGGCGAGGTGTTCGTGGGCATCGACGCCGGACGGGAGGCAGTTCCCGGCGACCCGCAGTGA
- a CDS encoding ABC transporter ATP-binding protein gives MGEVEIRALRGVDLDLHAGELVVMLGASGSGKSTLLNILGGLDNASAGSVRYGDTDLATASERALTAFRRDHVGFVFQFYNLIPSLTARENVAIVTDIARDPMRPEDALTMVGLEARMDHFPSQMSGGEQQRVAIARAIAKRPTLLMCDEPTGALDSKTGIRVLQAIAGINRELGTTTVIITHNMVIGEMADRVIRLSDGRVADVQVNANRVTPEQLHW, from the coding sequence ATGGGTGAGGTCGAGATCCGCGCGCTGCGCGGCGTCGATCTCGACCTGCACGCCGGCGAGCTGGTGGTCATGCTGGGCGCGTCCGGTTCCGGCAAATCCACCCTGCTCAACATTCTCGGCGGCCTCGACAACGCCAGTGCCGGTTCGGTGCGCTACGGCGACACCGATCTGGCGACGGCCTCCGAGCGGGCGCTGACGGCCTTCCGGCGTGACCACGTCGGCTTCGTGTTCCAGTTCTACAACCTCATTCCCAGCCTGACGGCGCGCGAGAACGTGGCCATCGTCACCGACATCGCGCGCGATCCGATGCGGCCCGAGGACGCGCTGACCATGGTGGGACTGGAAGCGCGCATGGACCACTTCCCTTCCCAGATGTCCGGCGGCGAGCAGCAGCGCGTCGCCATCGCGCGCGCCATTGCCAAGCGCCCGACCCTGCTGATGTGCGACGAACCCACCGGCGCGCTCGACTCGAAGACCGGGATCCGCGTTCTCCAGGCAATCGCCGGCATCAACCGCGAACTGGGCACGACCACGGTGATCATTACGCACAACATGGTCATCGGCGAGATGGCGGATCGCGTCATCCGGCTCAGCGACGGCCGCGTCGCGGACGTGCAGGTCAACGCGAACCGGGTCACGCCCGAGCAGCTGCACTGGTGA
- a CDS encoding ABC transporter permease, which translates to MHALHRKLLRDLAALRGQAAAIAVVIAGGVMTLIIAVTTLDTIAESRDRFYRENDFAEVFATLKRAPEGVADRINAIPGVNLVETRVTAAVRIEVPGFGDPVRGQLISLPDGRQPRVNRLHLREGTLPLPLSRDGAVISEPFAEAHDLHAGDRLAAIINGRLETLTVSGVALSPEWIYQIGPADLMPDYERFAVLWMNRRALANALDMDGAFNDVALTLQAGASAEPVIDALDRILERYGALGARDREQQTSHRFLSEELRQLRTMAVALPAIFLTVSAFLLNMLVGRIVRTQRQQIALLKAFGYRNHELALHYGLLTAAIVAMGSALGVAFGAWAADALTGVYTEYFRFPDMRLRLQPWVVALGVSVAAAAAALGSFRAVRSAVVLAPAVAMRPPAPERFRRGRFATTRLAGWLDQSTRIILRNLARHRVQAGLSVTGVALSAALMLVGSYQFGAVDHLIDVQYRLVQKMDVVLSFTEPTPARAVGELRHEPGVLHVEPFRAVPARLRSATRDYQIAVQGMDARPRLRGLIDRHGATMALPAEGLVMTDHLADYLRVQPGERLILETLEGRRRTIPITLAATVSEPVGLGAYMERRALNRVMREGPAISGAWLLIDESRQDALTASLWEIPRIAGIGLVAQAEGEIRRYIADTVLIMMGVLLLLAGSITFAVVYNNARIAFAERGRELATLRVLGFTRGETAWIVIGEVALLTLLAIPLGWVLGAILAWLLTTAMSTELFRVPFIISRQALAFSALGVGLAFSMSIALVVQRLRAMDMLTALKTAE; encoded by the coding sequence ATGCACGCCCTCCACCGCAAGCTCCTGCGCGATCTCGCCGCGCTGCGCGGCCAGGCGGCGGCCATCGCGGTGGTCATCGCCGGCGGCGTGATGACGCTGATCATCGCGGTCACCACCCTCGACACCATCGCGGAGAGCCGGGACCGCTTCTACCGGGAGAACGACTTCGCGGAGGTGTTCGCGACGCTCAAGCGGGCGCCCGAGGGGGTGGCGGACCGCATCAATGCCATTCCCGGGGTGAACCTGGTCGAGACACGCGTGACCGCTGCGGTCCGGATCGAGGTCCCGGGGTTCGGCGACCCGGTGCGCGGTCAGCTGATCTCGCTGCCGGACGGCCGCCAGCCGCGAGTCAATCGCCTGCATCTGCGCGAGGGCACTCTGCCGCTCCCGCTGAGCCGGGACGGTGCCGTGATCAGCGAGCCCTTCGCCGAAGCGCACGATCTGCACGCCGGCGACCGGCTGGCGGCCATCATCAACGGTCGCCTCGAAACGCTCACCGTCAGTGGAGTGGCCCTGTCCCCGGAGTGGATCTACCAGATCGGCCCGGCCGATCTCATGCCCGACTACGAGCGATTCGCGGTGCTCTGGATGAACCGGCGGGCGCTCGCCAACGCCCTCGACATGGACGGCGCCTTCAACGATGTCGCGCTGACGCTCCAGGCCGGTGCCTCCGCCGAGCCGGTGATCGATGCGCTCGACCGCATCCTGGAGCGCTACGGCGCGCTCGGCGCCCGGGACCGCGAGCAGCAGACCTCTCACCGTTTCCTGAGCGAGGAGCTGCGCCAGCTGCGCACCATGGCAGTGGCCCTGCCCGCGATCTTCCTGACCGTCTCCGCCTTCCTGCTCAACATGCTCGTCGGCCGGATCGTGCGCACCCAGCGCCAGCAGATCGCGCTGCTGAAGGCCTTCGGCTACCGCAATCACGAGCTGGCGCTGCACTACGGTCTGCTCACTGCAGCCATCGTCGCCATGGGTTCGGCGCTGGGCGTCGCCTTCGGCGCCTGGGCTGCCGATGCGCTGACCGGCGTCTATACCGAGTACTTCCGCTTCCCCGACATGCGTCTCCGGCTGCAGCCCTGGGTCGTGGCACTGGGCGTGAGCGTGGCCGCCGCCGCGGCCGCGCTGGGCAGTTTCCGGGCCGTGCGCTCGGCGGTGGTGCTGGCGCCGGCGGTGGCGATGCGCCCGCCCGCGCCGGAGCGATTCCGTCGCGGCCGCTTCGCCACCACGCGCCTGGCGGGCTGGCTCGACCAGTCGACCCGCATCATTCTCCGCAATCTCGCCCGGCACCGGGTCCAGGCCGGACTGTCGGTGACCGGCGTCGCCCTCTCGGCGGCGTTGATGCTGGTGGGCAGCTACCAGTTCGGGGCGGTCGATCACCTCATCGACGTCCAGTACCGGCTGGTGCAGAAGATGGACGTGGTGCTGAGCTTCACCGAGCCCACGCCCGCGCGCGCGGTCGGCGAGCTCCGCCACGAGCCGGGCGTGCTGCACGTGGAGCCCTTCCGGGCGGTTCCGGCGCGATTGCGCAGCGCCACGCGCGACTACCAGATCGCCGTGCAGGGCATGGACGCGCGGCCCCGGCTGCGCGGCCTCATCGACCGGCACGGCGCGACCATGGCGCTCCCCGCGGAGGGTCTGGTCATGACCGACCATCTCGCCGACTATCTGCGCGTGCAGCCCGGAGAGCGGCTGATCCTCGAAACACTGGAGGGGCGGCGCCGGACGATCCCGATCACGCTGGCCGCCACCGTGAGCGAACCGGTCGGCCTCGGTGCCTACATGGAGCGGCGGGCCCTGAACCGCGTGATGCGGGAGGGCCCGGCCATTTCCGGCGCCTGGCTGCTGATCGACGAATCGCGGCAGGACGCGCTCACCGCCAGCCTGTGGGAAATTCCGCGCATCGCCGGCATCGGCCTGGTGGCACAGGCCGAAGGCGAGATCCGCCGCTACATCGCGGACACCGTCCTGATCATGATGGGCGTGCTGCTGCTGCTGGCCGGCTCGATCACCTTCGCGGTGGTCTACAACAACGCGCGCATCGCATTCGCCGAACGCGGCCGCGAGCTCGCCACCCTGCGCGTGCTCGGCTTCACGCGCGGGGAAACCGCGTGGATCGTGATCGGCGAAGTGGCGCTGCTGACCCTGCTCGCCATCCCGCTGGGCTGGGTACTCGGGGCGATCCTGGCGTGGCTCCTGACCACGGCCATGAGCACCGAGCTGTTCCGCGTGCCCTTCATCATCTCCCGCCAGGCGCTCGCGTTCTCGGCGCTCGGCGTGGGACTCGCCTTTTCCATGTCCATTGCGCTGGTCGTGCAGCGGCTGCGCGCCATGGACATGCTCACCGCCCTGAAGACGGCTGAATGA
- a CDS encoding HlyD family efflux transporter periplasmic adaptor subunit has product MTMRKRRHLLILIAIVPAMALLAVAFRPAPVEVGTATVVRAPFVESIEEEARTLLRNPWEIAAPISGYLRRIELEVGDRVAAGDRLAQLEPLPSPALDSRAREQARDAVAAAEARLESARATLETREAERAFAESEYRRNADLFQRGSVSGAALDRMRTQQDAARSAVRAARGHVETARHELLAARVLVDVADGEHASPDRPTVDLQAPVAGVILRRHRVSAGPVSAGQALLELGALDRLEVRADLLSTDAVRVAPGMRVVIDHWGGDAPLEGTVSRVQPSGFTRISALGVEEQRVPVWVELQSPRAQWQRLGDGYRVETRFILWEGDDVLQIPTSALFRQDDGWRVFAVEDGRARMRTVSTGRRSGLHTQILEGLREGAMVITHPGDRLSEGTRVAVANAS; this is encoded by the coding sequence ATGACGATGCGAAAGCGACGACACCTTCTGATCCTCATCGCGATCGTTCCGGCGATGGCGCTCCTCGCGGTCGCGTTCCGGCCCGCGCCGGTGGAGGTCGGCACGGCCACCGTCGTGCGCGCTCCCTTCGTCGAGAGCATCGAGGAGGAAGCACGGACCCTGCTGCGCAACCCCTGGGAGATCGCCGCACCGATCAGCGGCTACCTCCGGCGCATCGAACTGGAGGTCGGCGATCGGGTCGCTGCCGGCGACCGGCTGGCGCAGCTCGAGCCACTGCCCTCGCCGGCACTCGACAGCCGCGCGCGCGAGCAGGCACGCGACGCGGTCGCCGCTGCCGAGGCCCGTCTGGAAAGTGCCCGCGCCACCCTGGAGACGCGCGAAGCCGAGCGCGCCTTCGCGGAGTCGGAATACCGGCGCAACGCCGACCTTTTCCAGCGGGGCAGCGTGTCCGGCGCGGCGCTCGACCGAATGCGGACGCAGCAGGACGCAGCGCGTTCGGCCGTGCGCGCGGCGCGCGGCCATGTCGAGACCGCGCGCCACGAGCTGCTGGCGGCACGCGTCCTGGTCGATGTCGCCGATGGCGAGCACGCCTCCCCGGACCGGCCCACTGTCGATCTGCAGGCCCCGGTTGCGGGCGTGATCCTGCGACGCCACCGCGTCAGCGCCGGCCCGGTGAGTGCCGGTCAGGCGCTGCTGGAGCTGGGCGCGCTCGATCGGCTGGAGGTCCGCGCCGACCTGCTGTCCACCGACGCGGTGCGGGTCGCCCCGGGGATGCGCGTCGTCATCGATCACTGGGGCGGCGATGCCCCCCTGGAAGGCACGGTGAGCCGGGTCCAGCCTTCCGGCTTCACGCGCATCTCCGCACTGGGCGTCGAGGAGCAGCGCGTGCCGGTCTGGGTCGAGCTGCAATCGCCGCGGGCGCAATGGCAGCGGCTCGGCGACGGTTACCGTGTCGAGACACGCTTCATCCTCTGGGAAGGCGACGACGTGCTGCAGATTCCCACCAGCGCGCTGTTCCGCCAGGACGACGGATGGCGGGTCTTCGCCGTCGAGGATGGCCGCGCCCGCATGCGCACGGTGTCCACGGGCCGCCGCAGCGGGCTGCACACGCAGATCCTGGAAGGGTTGCGCGAAGGCGCCATGGTGATCACGCATCCCGGGGACCGGCTCTCCGAAGGAACCCGCGTGGCGGTCGCGAACGCGTCCTGA
- a CDS encoding pyridoxal 5'-phosphate synthase, with amino-acid sequence MAESTPPEGPLAEAMVRLRGLMDQAFSQGEKEITSASLATADAHGRVSIRTIFIAHTEDDGLVFFASRNSGKGIQMAENPRVALCFFWPVMQEQVTVEGQADVLDEAESDRYWRSRLRDDQLGAWVSESTRDAVAEAKPRENLREMKHRFREERVPRPDAWRAYRIRPDYIRFWATGWHRVHKPVRYRCDADGQWTVSEESL; translated from the coding sequence ATGGCGGAGAGCACACCCCCGGAAGGACCGCTCGCCGAGGCGATGGTGCGCCTGCGCGGGCTCATGGACCAGGCCTTCAGCCAGGGCGAGAAGGAGATCACCAGTGCATCGCTGGCGACCGCCGATGCGCACGGACGGGTCTCCATCCGCACCATCTTCATCGCCCATACCGAGGACGACGGTCTCGTCTTCTTCGCCAGCCGCAACAGTGGCAAGGGCATCCAGATGGCCGAGAACCCGCGTGTGGCGCTCTGCTTCTTCTGGCCGGTGATGCAGGAACAGGTCACCGTGGAGGGGCAGGCGGACGTTCTGGACGAGGCGGAGTCCGACCGCTACTGGCGCTCGCGCCTGCGCGACGACCAGCTCGGTGCCTGGGTGTCCGAGAGCACGCGGGATGCGGTCGCGGAGGCGAAGCCGCGCGAGAATCTCCGGGAGATGAAGCACCGCTTCCGCGAGGAGCGCGTGCCGCGCCCGGACGCCTGGCGCGCGTACCGCATCCGTCCCGACTACATCCGCTTCTGGGCCACCGGCTGGCACCGCGTGCACAAGCCGGTGCGCTATCGGTGCGACGCCGACGGGCAGTGGACAGTCAGCGAGGAATCGCTCTGA
- a CDS encoding glycosyltransferase — protein MSHRFYLQVRYKLFLSLGFAVTWCGVSTWLALPWIADLTALVGTAGAWIAVAGIALIPGFANAFMLGSMLLDRRPTQWRVTDPPPLSVLIAAFNEERHIAETLCSVIAQHYPAAIEIIVIDDGSTDATVARTEACASGDALPPAMTLRVLRMPRNGGKANALNAGLAEARFAHVVSLDADTYLYRDALRNIALNHINSPPNTAATAGTILVRNSRTNLVTRMQEWDYFQGIAVVKRVQSLYQGTMVAQGAFSIYDKARLEEIGGWTQTVGEDIVLTWGLISHDYRVGYAENAFAFTNVPETLGAYIRQRKRWARGLMEAFRQWPGVLIRPRLNLPFIYLNLLFPYLDLVYFLVFLPGVIAAVFFQFYAVVGLLTLLLIPLALSISLVMLAKQHRVFRTAGLHVRRNVMGFLGYVLAYQMILSPASLAGYFSEFLNFRKSW, from the coding sequence GTGTCCCATCGCTTCTACCTCCAGGTCCGCTACAAGCTGTTCCTCTCACTGGGCTTCGCGGTGACCTGGTGCGGCGTGAGCACCTGGCTGGCGCTGCCCTGGATCGCGGACCTGACGGCACTCGTCGGCACTGCCGGCGCCTGGATCGCCGTCGCCGGCATCGCCCTGATCCCGGGGTTCGCCAACGCCTTCATGCTCGGCAGCATGCTGCTCGACCGGCGTCCGACACAATGGCGCGTCACCGACCCGCCGCCGCTCAGCGTGCTGATCGCCGCCTTCAACGAAGAGCGGCACATCGCGGAAACGCTGTGCTCGGTGATCGCGCAGCACTACCCGGCTGCGATCGAGATCATCGTCATCGACGACGGCTCCACCGATGCCACCGTCGCACGGACCGAGGCATGCGCGTCCGGCGATGCCCTTCCGCCGGCCATGACGCTGCGCGTGCTCCGCATGCCGCGGAACGGGGGCAAGGCCAATGCGCTGAACGCCGGCCTTGCCGAAGCCCGATTCGCACACGTCGTATCGCTCGATGCCGATACCTATCTGTATCGCGACGCGCTGCGCAACATCGCGCTGAACCACATCAACAGTCCGCCCAATACCGCCGCCACGGCCGGAACCATCCTGGTGCGGAATTCGCGCACCAACCTCGTCACCCGCATGCAGGAGTGGGACTACTTCCAGGGCATCGCCGTGGTGAAGCGCGTGCAGTCGCTCTACCAGGGCACGATGGTGGCGCAGGGGGCGTTCTCGATCTACGACAAGGCCCGCCTCGAGGAGATCGGCGGCTGGACGCAGACGGTCGGCGAGGACATCGTGCTGACCTGGGGATTGATCAGCCACGACTATCGGGTCGGCTACGCCGAGAACGCCTTCGCCTTCACCAACGTCCCGGAGACGCTCGGCGCCTACATCCGTCAGCGCAAGCGCTGGGCGCGCGGCCTGATGGAGGCATTCCGGCAATGGCCGGGCGTGCTGATCCGTCCGCGCCTCAACCTGCCCTTCATCTACCTCAACCTGCTGTTCCCCTATCTCGACCTGGTGTACTTCCTGGTCTTCCTGCCCGGCGTGATCGCGGCGGTGTTCTTCCAGTTCTACGCCGTGGTCGGGCTGCTGACGCTGCTGCTGATCCCGCTGGCGCTGTCCATCAGCCTGGTGATGCTGGCCAAGCAGCATCGCGTGTTCCGCACCGCCGGACTGCACGTCCGGCGCAATGTCATGGGGTTTCTAGGCTACGTGCTGGCCTATCAGATGATCCTCTCGCCCGCGAGCCTCGCCGGCTACTTCTCCGAATTTCTCAACTTCAGGAAGAGCTGGTGA